Genomic segment of Colletotrichum destructivum chromosome 5, complete sequence:
CTCCAACTCTTGACGTCGCTTGTCGAGCTCCGCTTTCTTTCGCATTTTCTCTTCGTGCTGTCGCTGAGCCTCTTCTTGCTTTTTCATAAACTCCTCCAAGTCGATCTCGGGTTCTCCCTCTTCGCCAGAGGCATTGGCAGCACGTGCTGCAGCCTGTTCAGCTTCCTCAACAAACCAAAAGACCCTAACAAAGCGGTTGTCGAATATGACCTTGGGAGACCGGTAGGCAGCGTTGGCAGCGTCCCATGTGTCATACTTGACGGTTGCAAGCCGCTTGTACGGCTGTATCGTGACCTGCTCAATGTTGCCAAACTCCGAGAAGAACTTGCGGATTTCCTCTTCCGAAAAGTGGTCCTCCGGAAtgttctcgacgacgatggtcGTCTTGGATTTGTCATCGACAGGGCCATCTGCCGAGAATGAGGCTCGGTTCTGGCGCCGTCTACCTTTTGCACCTCGTCGGTTCTTACGGCCGTCTCGACCTTCCTGTTCAGCGTTGAAGGCCTCCATGAGTTGTTGCATCTGCTGAAAGTTCTGCGACATCATCATTGCCGCATCCCGGGGATCGAAATCTGAAAACTCGTTAGTTTGAGATATCGGACAACTAGTTCGAGTAATATCAAGATCCAACGAAGGTGTAGCTTTCAGTAGTCAACCTTATAATAAAATTTGTGAAGTCATCGCATAAATGCTCGGACGGATTTCTCATCATGCTACAGGGGAAACAGAACAAAAACGGACAGTGTACTCACCCTCGAACTTGGGAGGCCCGCTGGGACCGCTGGGCGGGAGCCAGATAGGCTCGATGCCGTGGTCGTACTGGCAAGAATTACCGCGAGCACAATAGCCCTTGGTCGCGAAGTCGCGACATTTCTGCCTGTTCCTTCGCGGTCCTTGTGGCGGGCCGTAAGGTGCTGGTTGGGGATAGACCGGCATCTGGGGCAGCCCGCGCCAGTCTTGGAAATTACCGGGCGGCTGCGGGAAGTTGGGATCGTacggcgccgttgcgggCGGTACCTGTTGAAGACCGTCGGAAACATATGGCTGCCTTGGGTAGTCGTTCGGACTACCGCGCCCTCTCAGGCCAGGCATCCTCGAGTCCCACTGTACTCGACGTGGTTGCTTATGTGCGCGCTCCTCGCCGAAGCGAAAGTCCCGATCGCCCGAGGCGCCGACATCATCTCTCTCATGGTATGGACGTTTCCGCGAACCACTTTGCAGCGCTAAGTCTGATGACGCGACGGGACTAGAGAGATTCGGCTGCGATCGCTtctcgggcggcggaggcgcaCCGGGGAGGAAGGACCTGTACTCGATGACGCGAAACAACTCGTCAACAAAGTCAGGTGCGGCATCTGTTACTTGGTTAGCAAGTTGCTCAGAGGGTTCGTCGATGCGACGTGGCTAACCCGTGTTCAGAAACTGCGGCAATTCGCTTTCGCATGCCGCACGTATGTGCGCTGCGTCGCCTTCCTGAGAGGCAAGCAGAGCCAAGACATAGTCTGCCAAGATATCCGTCTCTGTATCCGATCTTGAGGGGAGGATTGTCAGCTAGAGGAATGATGGTTAGGGATTGGGAGTTGAACGAACACTTCAGGCAGCTTGTTCATAAGCCATGCTCTGAGCAAAGGCGTGTCCTCGGCCGCTAAAAACATCGTCGCAATGCGGCACGCGCTGAACCATGAGCCTGAATATGAACTGGTGTATCAATAAGTCTGATACTCATGAATTGGGAGAAAACGATGGAGTCATTGTCGTTGTTCGGCGGGAAGCCCCTCGAACAGACGAAAAATTGTTCAGATGGGAAGTGTTGGAGGATGGAGCAGCTCAATCGGAGCGAGGCTGAACTTTTTATTAGCAGACCTCGCTAAGAAAGGACCCACTTTAAACCTAAGTGGAATCAGCGGATACCTACTTAGCTACTTGCTGTGCCTGCCCACCtatctaggtaggtacggatacagtGTCTACTTAAACCATCTAGGAACCTCACGCAGGACAATTACGACTTGAGCTAGGCACCTACCTACGGAACGGTCTCGAGGTGTGCCCAAATTTGACGGGACGATGTCTAGGTGCGTACAACGATGGTCAAGTCTGAGCCTGGGACAGCAATAGAGTGTGACTTGTTATCCAATCCACAGTTTCATTCGGATATACATATTGAACTTGTCTTCTTCATTTCGAGACTACGCGAAAGCTATGGAAAGAACGGGGTCATAATTTTTGATATCATCCACCAAGCCCAGTTCGTCATGAATGCCCAAAAAGGCACAACGCCATTTTCTATTAACCCGTGGGAAAGGCGTTTACAACTTGTCGTAGTACTGTTTGACAAGGTTAACATCAACATCAGCATCACGGGGGGTCAAATGGACTTACGTTCTCAACACCAGGAACCTCAACCTTGAGACCCTTGCGCTTACGCATCTCCTGGACGATCTGGCCGACCTTGGAGGTGCCGTCAAGAGGAGAGCCACCGGGCAGGGGCTGCCAGTGGTCGAAGACGGACTGAGGGAAGGCCTGTCCAGAGGTGGCCTGGCGCAGGTCACTGTTGAAGCCGAAGGACTCCATGACGGGCAGGTAGGCCTTGATGGTGAACAGAGGAGTACCGGGGCGCTGCTCCTCACCGAAGACGTGACCACGTCTGCGGGTAAGGACACCGTAGACACCACCCATGGCCTGCTCGGGAACCTGGATCTCGACCAGGAAGACGGGCTCGAGAAGGGCGGGCTCGGCAAGCAGAGCGGCGGCGTACAGGACTCTGCGGGAGGTGGGGATGATCTGACCACCACCACGGTGGATGGCATCGGCGTGCAGGGTGACATCCATGATGTTCCAGCGGACGGAACGCATGGGCTCCTCGGCAACGGGACCCTCACGGGTGGCCCACTGGAAACCAGAGACAACGGAGTCCTTGATTTCGTTGAGGTACTGAACGGCCTTGGTCTGGTCGACGAGCAAGTTGGCGCCA
This window contains:
- a CDS encoding Putative RNA-binding protein 26/27, with amino-acid sequence MFLAAEDTPLLRAWLMNKLPEVSDTETDILADYVLALLASQEGDAAHIRAACESELPQFLNTDAAPDFVDELFRVIEYRSFLPGAPPPPEKRSQPNLSSPVASSDLALQSGSRKRPYHERDDVGASGDRDFRFGEERAHKQPRRVQWDSRMPGLRGRGSPNDYPRQPYVSDGLQQVPPATAPYDPNFPQPPGNFQDWRGLPQMPVYPQPAPYGPPQGPRRNRQKCRDFATKGYCARGNSCQYDHGIEPIWLPPSGPSGPPKFEDFDPRDAAMMMSQNFQQMQQLMEAFNAEQEGRDGRKNRRGAKGRRRQNRASFSADGPVDDKSKTTIVVENIPEDHFSEEEIRKFFSEFGNIEQVTIQPYKRLATVKYDTWDAANAAYRSPKVIFDNRFVRVFWFVEEAEQAAARAANASGEEGEPEIDLEEFMKKQEEAQRQHEEKMRKKAELDKRRQELEHRQRELLAQHREVQQKLQAKMASKNGDVDNAEDGSLNSALRAQLAALEDEAKLLGLDPSAADEHEPATTWHGSTRGNARGRGGFAPRGRGFAPRGRGSYRGGFRGDVHAAYAAYSLDNRPKTVSVTGVDFTSSEKDEVLRQYLLGVGEFTDIHTTPSETEVTFKDRKTAEKFFYGLLKKEIPGIDGQLELSWVSKPLPLASTTEKAPLKRQGAPDHDMAMGNAAPNGSSATTLDQQPEQQREMDYDVADDDDWGVE